The DNA segment tacgctcgtggttcattttggattggccaaacagcgtaaagtaaatgttgtaattaaaaataataacttttgaacaaacttttaggcccggttgacattgactggctgcaccactgtgcacatacaaagtttattctagctgtaacttttttacggtaagtcgaaattaaataagaagaataattatgaaaagtactaattaggtactaaatctttgtcaaaagatggattCGATATAACGCCTACAAATAGGGGAATTCGACTTGGTCCTGTCAACCTGACGTCAGAATGGCTggccactttattttcaatatttctcgatttctattgaggtactaaatatttgatgtcaggtaccaaatagtactaaataggtactaaatcttggaGTAACATTCGTTATAAATAGCCATCATGGTCCTGTCATCCTGACGCTCACCAAGCACATTatgcaattttaatatttcattgatacttttcgaattgtgtaacttatttatttattgtatggcTTAAATTGTGTAATGGTTGGTAATGGGTAATAAAGATAGCCAAAGTTGAATGGACATTTAACACCATGGTGCAACACCAAGGCAAGTGGTATCCTAGTGAGTCATGTGTGTTTACAAACAACTACATAAcctaaacacaatttgtatgtTTAGGATTTTCATTAGGGTAGGGTAGCATCCAACACCAAACAAAAATGCACCTACTCCAAAAGAAATATGGCTCAAATCCAAATTATTCAGCTGAATTATTAAATCCTTAAAAAGGGAAATATTGTTTGAAATTGTCTAACACCAAAATAATGGTGCAACAAAACCAATCTCATACTTTGCTTGGCCATTGTCAGTCTATTGATCCTTAGTTGGTCTTAACACCTTTGCTGCGGCAATTAGTGTAACGTAAACCATACTTCATAGTCTTTCGACCCCCTCCTGCAGTGGAcatgttaaataaattaaatgtagtTTAATAGCAGCCATTTCCATTGCAATGGCATTAGGTGAATGACCTGTGACTGCAACTTAAGAGTAGAGACTAAAATATCGATTTTagtgttaaaaattaaacaattacTAATATAGATTTACAATTTATTACTtatgtatacacatatgtaaattaaggGACATTGCCAGTGCATGATTGCACAATCTGTTGTGCAATTTTAGAGGTGCACAACTTAtcaaattgaaaaacacatatCACATAAGATCACCTGCAACACTGGGGTAGCACAActatttggtatcaattgtcaaaaatgtaaacaaaatcaATTTTTAGTCTTATTTACTTTGAAGATCAAGATTTTTCATATTCATAAATTATGCATTAGGATTTTACATCTGATGTTACCTTTtcttgtttattaaaacaattaaaaacataatttgcCTGATATGCCTGAAATGTTTACATTATAGGTCACTTCTATTGAACACATCTAAGCATCTTATTTTCATAAAACACAACAGAACTGATGCTATTTATGAATGACAAGTGAACCTCATAGTTATTATTTGCATTTCCTGCAGGTTTTAGGACATGCTGTCAATAAGTGAGGCACGCATTGTGGAGGTGATGGCTGTAGGCTTGGCATCATTCAGTTTGAACACACTCTCAATCACTGAGATCTCTGTCGACGTCGTGTCCATGCCACAAAACGCGCACCAATCGTTCACCACCATCCCCGCTGCCACTACTTCACTGCCTCGGTTTACTGTACCCGCAACCAACGGAACTTGTAGGAGAGATGAGAGCTCATCCTGATCTTGTATGGTAGTTTTCGGGTGAACTAAGCCTCCGCGATTACTGAGCGCGGTGTATGAACCGACCAAAACGTTTCCGGCCACGGACTGCCGGAACACTTCAACGTTTAGTGTGTCTGCGAGAATTTCCTCTGTGTCGCGGTCCAGATCGGGGTGCACGAGCGCCACATAGTCGTTGCACGCTATGACGTTCCCGAGCGCGCTGAGGCGCTCCTCTACACGCTGCACCTTGACTGTGTCCGGCAGACTGTTGCGTATATGTTGCAACTCTGTGTCAGTGGTCGCCGCTGGCACCAGAAGTCCGTTCTTATTGGCTACGGTCATGCGGCCGATGATGCGGCACCCCGCGATACTGACGTGCACCACGGGAATCGTTTCTGCGAGCTCGGCTTCGAACACGCTGTAGAAATTTTCTGAGCCTCCGATAGCAACGAGGCAATAAGAATTTGTCAATTTACTAAACACCCCCACTTCATTGTTATTCTCGAATTGTACACGGACCGCCATGATTGCTGTTTAGATGCGCGATTAACtttaaatttcaatttatttcacAATGATTTTATATCTTCACGTGGGGAGGGAAATGAGAAAAACACTCGTTGAAGCACATACGTCACTTTGACAGGAGAGGAGAATCCACAGATTATGCAAAAGCTACTAGCAAACTTGGGTACGTTCGAAAACAACTCAATGTAGTCTGGCAAACCCAATAAAGTGaataagaagaaaaaactaCACTCTTCCCTTTTTTGAGCATGGGCTacatgaaaaattaaaattaaaaatatatctgacATTGTCACAATTTGGTCACAATAAACTGTCACCATTTGTCGGCCACCATCACCATGCGTATTTTATAGCTAcaaaaatgttttcaaaatCAATTAGTTACAAAAGATCATAGCCACAATGTAAAATGCGAAGATTTGCAACATTGGATTGTTTAGTGGACTCCAATGACATTACTACATTTTCTTACAACAATGCACAAAGTCTGAGACAGGCACTGTTATCACACGTGACGTATCAGCCGCGGATCCAGCAGGCACTTCAACACaccaattttcattttcatagaaCTTGCAGTTACGGTAATATTTTAAGAGTAAGTTTTCACTCCTGGCAATTTTTATCGGGTTTTTCCCAAGCAAAGCGGCGCCTCATTTAAAAGTGGTCGTAACTTGTGCTGCAGGAATGCCGTGTAGGCGAAGGCAGCACTCTGTTGATGTTCTGGCGTCCTGCGTATTCTGAAAGCGGAGTCACTGTAAGCATGTCTGCCTCAAGTTGTTCTTCGATAATTCCCGTACGTACCAACAACAAAATGTGTCGTCTTGTATAGCAATAGATACTGTAGCAATTTTAATAATGATGACACTTAACTACCCCTCAGAACCCTCACGCTGATCGGGAGCTGCGTAGCTCAGCGCAGCAGACCGATATCACATGCCGTTACATTGCTGGCATGGGCACACCAGGTACTTTAAAGGCTTATTACACTTATCCTGCTGGTTTAAGTTATGTTGTTGAATAACTTTCGTTTAACAGTGTCAGATTCAGAAGAAGCCAGAGAGCGCATACGCGTGGCGGCGGACTCTTTGACGGCGCCCGGGGCGGGGGCGCTGTCTCCGCCCGGTGCGGCGCGCTCGCGCTCTATACTCGGCTCTGTTTGCGCTCTGCTGCTTGCTAAACAGGTAATAAGTCAAAAAGAAGAAAACCAGTTACCTGATTCCAATTAATTGGTGTACGAAAGAATATAGTAAccttttaaatttgatttgtttatgAACTTATCACTCATCAGCCTATAAGAACAACAAGTTTTTCATTTTTAGTACAAAACTATCTGTTAGGCTTCGCAGTCAGCGCCAAAAGAAGTGACCAGCGTAGCAGGCAGCCTAGCTTCAGAGAATATCTGCCGCATCTGCTTCGGCGGGGCATCAGCGGAGCGCCTGGAGCGCCCGTGCGGCTGCCGCGGCACCATCGCCGCCGTGCACCGCTCCTGTCTCGAGCGCTGGCTGCTGCAGGCGGCCACTAGCTATTGCGAGCTCTGCCGGCACCATTACGTGGTCA comes from the Cydia amplana chromosome 12, ilCydAmpl1.1, whole genome shotgun sequence genome and includes:
- the LOC134653134 gene encoding eukaryotic translation initiation factor 6, yielding MAVRVQFENNNEVGVFSKLTNSYCLVAIGGSENFYSVFEAELAETIPVVHVSIAGCRIIGRMTVANKNGLLVPAATTDTELQHIRNSLPDTVKVQRVEERLSALGNVIACNDYVALVHPDLDRDTEEILADTLNVEVFRQSVAGNVLVGSYTALSNRGGLVHPKTTIQDQDELSSLLQVPLVAGTVNRGSEVVAAGMVVNDWCAFCGMDTTSTEISVIESVFKLNDAKPTAITSTMRASLIDSMS
- the LOC134652644 gene encoding E3 ubiquitin-protein ligase MARCHF1 isoform X1 codes for the protein MRRFATLDCLVDSNDITTFSYNNAQSLRQALLSHVTYQPRIQQALQHTNFHFHRTCSYGNILRECRVGEGSTLLMFWRPAYSESGVTVSMSASSCSSIIPNPHADRELRSSAQQTDITCRYIAGMGTPVSDSEEARERIRVAADSLTAPGAGALSPPGAARSRSILGSVCALLLAKQASQSAPKEVTSVAGSLASENICRICFGGASAERLERPCGCRGTIAAVHRSCLERWLLQAATSYCELCRHHYVVTRSHKWSWMRSLIEWFGSGRGRALGADLWRGAALGAASVLGTARALHAADRALQAGARAGGPAALAANLFSSLLIGIIGALNGLLTTWILLKIQEHQMSWQAWRDSTLHVRVLLADDVPEDPPTDGDERLLARTDDPPTIDRSTNVADPFMVAMPFALPDP
- the LOC134652644 gene encoding E3 ubiquitin-protein ligase MARCHF1 isoform X2, yielding MRRFATLDCLVDSNDITTFSYNNAQSLRQALLSHVTYQPRIQQALQHTNFHFHRTCSYGNILRECRVGEGSTLLMFWRPAYSESGVTVSMSASSCSSIIPNPHADRELRSSAQQTDITCRYIAGMGTPVSDSEEARERIRVAADSLTAPGAGALSPPGAARSRSILGSVCALLLAKQASQSAPKEVTSVAGSLASENICRICFGGASAERLERPCGCRGTIAAVHRSCLERWLLQAATSYCELCRHHYVVTRSHKWSWMRSLIEWFGSGRGRALGADLWRGAALGAASVLGTARALHAADRALQAGARAGGPAALAANLFSSLLIGALNGLLTTWILLKIQEHQMSWQAWRDSTLHVRVLLADDVPEDPPTDGDERLLARTDDPPTIDRSTNVADPFMVAMPFALPDP
- the LOC134652644 gene encoding E3 ubiquitin-protein ligase MARCHF2 isoform X3, with the protein product MFWRPAYSESGVTVSMSASSCSSIIPNPHADRELRSSAQQTDITCRYIAGMGTPVSDSEEARERIRVAADSLTAPGAGALSPPGAARSRSILGSVCALLLAKQASQSAPKEVTSVAGSLASENICRICFGGASAERLERPCGCRGTIAAVHRSCLERWLLQAATSYCELCRHHYVVTRSHKWSWMRSLIEWFGSGRGRALGADLWRGAALGAASVLGTARALHAADRALQAGARAGGPAALAANLFSSLLIGIIGALNGLLTTWILLKIQEHQMSWQAWRDSTLHVRVLLADDVPEDPPTDGDERLLARTDDPPTIDRSTNVADPFMVAMPFALPDP